The Brassica oleracea var. oleracea cultivar TO1000 chromosome C6, BOL, whole genome shotgun sequence genomic interval TAAGTTATCGATTCGCATTCTCTCCGACCTCCCGATACTGCGATCATGACCGGAGCAAGCCGTCGGAGCGCGCATGGTCGGATCAAATCATCATCATCATCATCATCTTCCGGCGGCGATTCGCTTCGTTATCCGCCGAGCATCCGCCGAGGAGGCAAAGGCAAGGAGCTCGTGTCGATCGGCGCTTTCAAGTCGAATCTCAAGATACTGGTAGGTTTAATGCTTTTAGGGATCGCAATCATCTATTTCGTCATCAATCGGATCGTTGTTAGCCACGAGTCGCAGAAGCCGCCTAGGGTTATCACTCCTTTCCCTGCTCCGAAACTCATGGATTTGTCTATGGTATACACTCCAATCTTATATTGACGATTCGTTCCTTTGCTTGTTCGTGGGAGAAATTGAATTGAATCGTATATGTGTGTTACCAGTTCCAGGGCGAGCACAAGGAGAGCTTGTACTGGGGAACGTATCGTCCTCATGTTTATTTTGGAGTTCGTGCGAGGTAAGGAAGAGAGTTACGGTTCTTGTTTTATGTGAACTTTGGCTCCTTATATTGTGGTACATTCATGGAAATGCAGAACTCCACAGTCACTTGTAGCTGGATTGATGTGGCTTGGTGTTAAAGACGAGATGTATGTTATGCGCCATTTCTGCGAAAACTCTGATGATTTAAGCTCATTTGGATGGAGAGAGCACAATGGGCGTGATTTTGGGAGGCAGGAGCTGGTTGAAAACGATATGATATTGGAGACTAGTTTTGTCAAGTCAAAGGGTGATGGTAGCTCTGGTTATGGAGGGGATTGGTCTGTTCGGATCGATGTTAAAAATAAAGGGTATATTGCTTATTTTTTCACTAGTGTGTTCTGCTTTTTGTATTGCACTGTCGACTGAGTGACAAAGTTTTTGTTGTTTTTCGTTGACATTAAACTAGCTTGAGTGGTGATGCAAAAAGAAGTGCGCATCTCTTCTTTTATTTAGCTGATGAAGGTGGCAGTGTTCTGAATCTTGGCCCAGATGCTTTAGATTTTCAGGGGAGCTCTCTTCTGGTTTCGGGTTCGCGTGAAGACGTAGGAGATTGGCAGATACACTTAAGATCAGAGGTATTTTTTTTACTTGAAGTGCTCTTTAGATCTTAGGATTTGTTTAGCTGTCTCTGCTGGGAGTGGATCTGTGTGTGATTTGACATTCTCGTGTGTTCATCCCCTGATGCTCATCTGGATGTAACCATTTTAATTGTTCTTCAATTGCAGAATCAGCTGGAGACACATTATTCCGGTTTCAAGACGCCTCACATATATAATCTGTCTGATCTAGTTCAGCGAAATCTCGCGCTGCAGGTCTGCTAGTTTTTCAGTTCATTACTCATTTGAAAGGGCCCAAGGTAGTTTATTTTATGGGCTATGAAGATGGCAATGCTTATTGTATGGTTTTAGGCTAGGAAGTTTGGACGACTTCAGCTCTCTGACACATCAGAGGATTCTTCCAACATTTACGTCTTTCAGGTAATCAGTCTTAATGAGATGTATGTGTGTATACTTTTGTATAAATAAAACGAATGTTCTTAACTCCTATGGAATCTATGATCAGTATGTTCGCCGTTTCAAGTGTCAACATATCTTTTGTCGTACAGATTTCTGGGAAGCTTCCATTTACCATAGATATTCCCTTCGTCTCCGGGATCAGAGGAGAAAGTTCAAACGTGGAAAAACGTTTAACAAGTCTTACAGGTTAATTACATGTAACTGCTTACTAATTATATGTACCCGCTGTGAGCTATTTTTTTTGTTTCCAGCAATGAAAATGTTTAACATGGAAAACATTTTGAACACTAATGTCGTTGATATTGTCTAATTTCATGTAGGTTTACCACTCTCTGATCTACTTAGAAAAAAACATAGAGAATTTGATGCAAAGTTTACCGAATGCTTCAACACTTCTGAAGAGGTACGCTACTTTTTATTATAAAATGTAGGGACTTCAGTTACCCATGCTAATAGATGATCTTTAGCGCACTCATATCTTGTGTCATAGATGATCTTGATGTAGTTGTGAACTAATCTCCACTAATAACATTGTCTGGATAAAATTTTCTGTATTTACTTTAGCACTTTCATTGTTTACCGTTCAGAGTCTCCTTCCACTAGGAATAATTCTTCTCTCTTCTTATTTCTGTCTCTTCTCAGTGACGAGCATACGTTGTCATAACGTACATATAGTTTATAATTTGCATCGATGTCTATAGACCAGATAGGATCTCAATCTCAGTTTCTTGTGGTTCCAGCATGATTCAGAAACAGTGAGGGTTGGCAAGACTGCAATGGCAAACATGATTGGTGGCATTGGTTACTTCTATGGTCAATCAAAAATTTATGTTCCCAAAAGCAGCCAGGCAAGTATTTCCGTCATGTATTGTTATCAATTTTTTCCTCCTTTTATGTTCTTCCCATCTGCAAACTAGGTAAGACCTCTCACAGAATCATACAATTAATATCTTCTATTGCAGCCTGAAAGTGGGGATAATCACTTGCTATATTGGCCAGCCGAGCTGTACACAGCCGTTCCAAGCCGGCCTTTTTTTCCTAGGGGCTTTTTGTGGGATGAAGGTTTCCATCAATTGTTGATCTGGTATGTTCTTATTGATCATTTGTATGTTGAAGATTTCTTTGCTATGATTCTGTTGTGATTCTTTCTTAAATTGATTCTCTGAAAGCAATGTTCTTTTTTCCCATAGAAAATACCATATTACAGAGTAAAAAGCTATAATCATCCTACTGGTTGATCATTCTTTTGAGTATGTTGTGTGGGCTGTGAGCAGGCGCTGGGATTTTCGTATGACCTTGGATATCGTTGGACACTGGTTAGACCTATTGAACATAGATGGATGGATTCCGCGTGAGCAAATTTTAGGTGCTGAAGCTCTGAGGTATTACAATCCCTCCCTAGCCTTGGTAGTCATGGTTATTGACCTATTGTTGTAAATGTTTTTGAGAGTGTCTTTAACTGCAGTAAGGTTCCAGAGGAGTTCGTAGTTCAGTACCCGAGTAATGGCAATCCACCAACACTATTTTTAGTGATACGTGGTAAGAATCTGTAGTACTTATACCTGTGTTTTTTTAATCATGGCTCTCGATTTATTTTTCCTGTAAGCCCTTGTTCCATACAAATTAGTTTATTCTAATGCCAACCCTTGATCAGCAATATCCTTATCAGCTTCCTTCTGTTTACTTATAGTTCTGTTCCTTTTACAGTTAGATGTTTATAAAGTAGTCGCGAAGATCCTATGAGTGCTTTCACCTAGCTACTCAGTTTCTGGATTAAAAATGTGACCTATTTATGTAAAGTTAGGAAAAGGTTTCAAAATCAATATTACTCCGTGTAGTGACAATCTTCTTTTTCCAGATCTAATAGATGGTATAAAGACGGAAAAGTTTATCGCATCAGAAAAGGATGAAATATTGTCATTCCTTGAGCGGGCTTCTGTTCGCTTAGATGCATGGTTTCAGTGGTTTAATACTTCCCAGACAGGTAACATCATTATTATCTAGTTTTCTATAGTAAACCAGTTTATAGATTTACAGGATCATTTTAGCATTCAACTGCTCTGTGTTTTAGTAGTATCTTAAGTGACCATTGTTTACAATCACAGTTGGATCACTAGTTGTTAATCGTGATCACTAGATGTGACTAGCCCTTGTCTTCAACTGGTACTACAGTCTTAAGCTACTTCATATATTATGTTTTTCATGACTTGGTTAAATACTAGGAAAGGAGAGAGGAAGCTACTTTTGGCATGGCAGAGACAACACAACAACTCGAGAACTTAACCCTAAGGTACTGTTTTTCTATTTCTCTTGAAAAATGCTATTGCAAGCTATATTATACTGCAAGTCTCGAGTCTTAATGATAAGGTTTTCTCTAATGTAACGTTCACCCATGTGCTCTTTATCGATATATGATAACAATGATTGAAGAGTTTTTGCGGTGGTACCATATATTCCTGTTAGTGAGAAGATGTCTCAGAATTATTCTGTGTGTGGGCGATGTTTTTTAGTAGGCTAACTACTTAGTTCAGTTCTTATCTGCTGATTTGGCAGTTCCAATGACAGAGTGACTTATATTTTTTGCAGACGCTTTCCTCCGGGCTGGATGATTATCCCCGGGCTTCGCACCCAAGTGAAGACGAGCGACACGTTGATCTCAGATGCTGGATGTATCTCGCTGCAGATTGCATGCATTCTATCACAGAGCTTTTAGGAAAAGAAGATAAATTTTCAAAGGTTAGCCCAAGATAGATAGCAAAAGGGTCTCCCTTATTTTTTCTTCACTTGTCACTGACGTAAATCCTGCAGGAAGATTACAATTCAACTGCCATGCTGCTTTCAAATTTCGATATTTTGAATCAGGTCTACTCTCACTCTCTAACTGATGTCAAAATTGTCTCTTTTCATTAATAATGACTCTGTAGTTTGGTATATATATATATGTAACCTCTTTGTAAAGCACAATGTTTTCTTCTTTC includes:
- the LOC106300894 gene encoding mannosyl-oligosaccharide glucosidase GCS1 codes for the protein MTGASRRSAHGRIKSSSSSSSSGGDSLRYPPSIRRGGKGKELVSIGAFKSNLKILVGLMLLGIAIIYFVINRIVVSHESQKPPRVITPFPAPKLMDLSMFQGEHKESLYWGTYRPHVYFGVRARTPQSLVAGLMWLGVKDEMYVMRHFCENSDDLSSFGWREHNGRDFGRQELVENDMILETSFVKSKGDGSSGYGGDWSVRIDVKNKGLSGDAKRSAHLFFYLADEGGSVLNLGPDALDFQGSSLLVSGSREDVGDWQIHLRSENQLETHYSGFKTPHIYNLSDLVQRNLALQARKFGRLQLSDTSEDSSNIYVFQISGKLPFTIDIPFVSGIRGESSNVEKRLTSLTGLPLSDLLRKKHREFDAKFTECFNTSEEHDSETVRVGKTAMANMIGGIGYFYGQSKIYVPKSSQPESGDNHLLYWPAELYTAVPSRPFFPRGFLWDEGFHQLLIWRWDFRMTLDIVGHWLDLLNIDGWIPREQILGAEALSKVPEEFVVQYPSNGNPPTLFLVIRDLIDGIKTEKFIASEKDEILSFLERASVRLDAWFQWFNTSQTGKERGSYFWHGRDNTTTRELNPKTLSSGLDDYPRASHPSEDERHVDLRCWMYLAADCMHSITELLGKEDKFSKEDYNSTAMLLSNFDILNQMHYDKEHGAYFDFGNHTEKVKLVWKEVISENGHLSRQLVRKTSGKPKLRLVPQVGYVSFFPFMSRIIPAKSPILEKQLDLISNRSILWSDYGLVSLAKTSSMYMKRNTEHDAPYWRGPIWMNMNYMILSSLHHYSTVDGPYSDKARAIYKELRSNLIRNVVRNYYETGYIWEQYDQDKGTGKGTRLFTGWSALTLLIMSEEYPIF